A part of Asterias rubens chromosome 14, eAstRub1.3, whole genome shotgun sequence genomic DNA contains:
- the LOC117299434 gene encoding uncharacterized protein LOC117299434: MNAFILLGLVAVIAIVYVDAHGRMWEPAGRGTEWRRGFQVPEEKKDYNDMEGFCGGRTVQWQQNGGKCGVCGDNWADPEPREHEDGGRFDAGIITGTYASGKVIEIQPDVTANHLGWIEFRLCARDSRSTPLTHQCLDQHVLADVKGETRFWIGSAKGVLKFQIRLPAGVTCKECVIQWKYNTGNDWGICPNGSGLVGCSDTPEQFYACANVEIV, translated from the exons ATGAATGCCTTCATTCTCCTCGGCCTGGTGGCGGTCATCGCTATTGTTTATGTAGATGCTCACGGTCGAATGTGGGAACCAGCGGGTAGAGGAACAGAATGGAGACGAGGTTTCCAGGTCCCAGAAGAGAAGAAAGATTACAATGATATGGAAGGCTTTTGCGGAGGAAGAACG GTACAATGGCAGCAAAACGGTGGCAAGTGTGGTGTTTGTGGAGACAACTGGGCCGATCCAGAGCCACGTGAACATGAAGATGGTGGGAGATTTGACGCTGGAATTATCACAGGGACGTACGCGTCTGGAAAGGTCATCGAAATCCAG CCGGATGTTACAGCCAATCATCTTGGTTGGATTGAGTTCCGCCTGTGTGCCAGAGACAGCCGAAGCACTCCTCTTACCCACCAGTGTTTGGACCAACACGTGTTGGCGGACGTGAAGGGGGAGACTCGTTTCTGGATAGGGAGTGCTAAAGGAGTGCTCAAATTCCAAATTCGACTCCCTGCTGGTGTCACGTGCAAAGAATGTGTTATTCAGTGGAAATACAACACAG GTAATGACTGGGGTATCTGTCCCAATGGAAGCGGATTGGTCGGCTGCTCTGACACACCAGAACAGTTCTACGCATGTGCAAACGTCGAAATTGTTTAA
- the LOC117299704 gene encoding uncharacterized protein LOC117299704, with protein sequence MHLLVALQRLLVIIGFLGGVKGQTVTLRRWQDAGNPPQEYVEVTEGETLTVECAVSNNRLRDVYWGKSGNVWLTHNLNRVTSDLRVSVSRIWGNYYNWYSMQISDITLDDSGNYICYATWYGNADRAGYVFVAVRNFPKEQPVCSTNKTASPTYDSVYLRCDTAKGYPGVSVTWTVNGAGDDEIPSGNVVEYSDGTGRERVQSELRLISTDWENRHQTREFVCTVASSEFPGLNHTCSVNVTVSRDVTTEANFDRTVPPTGSGSSDSGLTQTTETTSESAPDPESSDALQNPKGSDDPQTQGSSAVDSTLALAIIVPALFIALCTILICVLKLKRQRKKERERKTKGTSSTTNHNKASAGEVVFPYSVTQLENDTYTDISSSANDLATKASPGAGQFDPHCRPYSATTQQKPTVDSGVDFSNSSYESYQPSGDVEQRVSPYEVELDLNGDCAVYSQIPDESKTQGINGQQLSTDYEAVQSPIPEEHQQDNVCPFETETRTNLSRKSGSQSPQSVTHANEFERVDDSFIEDESDEGSVDNPLYEPFKNGHSGANVKPEPNTDDQHIYQMI encoded by the coding sequence ATGCATTTACTAGTGGCATTGCAACGTTTGCTCGTCATCATTGGGTTTCTTGGTGGTGTTAAAGGGCAAACTGTAACATTGAGAAGATGGCAAGATGCTGGAAATCCTCCACAGGAGTATGTAGAAGTGACTGAAGGTGAAACTTTGACTGTGGAATGCGCTGTGTCGAACAACCGGTTACGGGATGTGTATTGGGGGAAAAGCGGAAATGTTTGGTTAACGCATAACTTGAACCGTGTAACAAGTGATTTACGTGTATCAGTGAGTAGAATTTGGGGTAATTATTATAATTGGTATTCTATGCAGATATCTGACATTACACTGGATGATTCCGGAAATTATATTTGCTATGCTACATGGTACGGTAATGCAGACCGAGCAGGATATGTTTTCGTGGCCGTTAGGAACTTTCCCAAAGAGCAACCAGTTTGTTCTACGAATAAAACTGCAAGCCCAACCTATGATAGTGTCTACTTGAGGTGTGACACTGCGAAGGGTTACCCCGGAGTCAGCGTTACATGGACGGTTAACGGAGCGGGGGACGACGAAATCCCGAGCGGCAATGTTGTTGAGTACTCAGACGGCACGGGGCGAGAGCGCGTGCAGTCGGAACTTCGGTTGATCTCCACTGATTGGGAGAATCGCCACCAGACGAGGGAGTTTGTCTGTACCGTCGCCAGCTCAGAATTCCCCGGTTTAAATCACACTTGCTCTGTCAACGTGACTGTAAGCAGAGACGTAACAACGGAGGCGAACTTCGATAGGACCGTGCCACCCACAGGAAGCGGTTCTTCAGACTCCGGGTTAACACAAACAACCGAAACGACATCGGAATCTGCACCCGATCCTGAGAGTTCCGATGCTCTACAAAATCCTAAGGGTTCCGATGATCCGCAAACCCAAGGTTCATCAGCAGTTGATAGCACACTTGCTCTAGCCATTATAGTTCCAGCACTTTTCATTGCCCTTTGCACTATACTGATTTGTGTTTTGAAACTCAAGAGGCAAAGAAAAAAGGAACGGGAAAGGAAGACGAAGGGAACCTCATCCACAACCAACCATAACAAAGCTAGTGCTGGTGAAGTTGTCTTTCCTTACTCGGTGACACAGTTGGAAAATGACACCTACACTGACATTTCAAGCTCAGCGAACGATCTAGCTACCAAGGCATCTCCAGGAGCAGGTCAATTCGATCCACACTGCCGGCCGTACTCCGCCACCACGCAGCAGAAGCCGACTGTCGACAGTGGTGTTGACTTTTCCAATTCGTCGTACGAGTCGTACCAACCATCAGGGGATGTCGAACAACGTGTTTCCCCGTATGAAGTCGAGTTGGACCTCAATGGCGATTGTGCCGTTTACTCACAAATACCGGACGAATCTAAAACACAGGGCATTAACGGGCAGCAGTTAAGTACTGATTATGAAGCGGTCCAATCACCGATCCCTGAGGAACACCAACAGGACAATGTTTGTCCATTTGAGACGGAAACACGAACGAACTTGTCACGAAAGAGCGGTAGTCAATCACCACAATCTGTTACGCATGCAAATGAATTCGAAAGAGTCGACGACTCTTTCATAGAAGATGAATCGGATGAAGGGAGTGTGGACAATCCTTTATATGAACCTTTTAAAAATGGACACAGTGGGGCGAATGTAAAGCCTGAGCCCAACACTGATGACCAACATATATATCAAATGATCTGA
- the LOC117299496 gene encoding tubulin beta chain-like, producing MREIVHLQAGQCGNQIGAKFWEVISDEHGIDPTGSYHGDSDLQLERINVYYNEATGGKYVPRAVLVDLEPGTMDSVRSGPFGQIFRPDNFVFGQSGAGNNWAKGHYTEGAELVDSVLDVVRKEAEGCDCLQGFQLTHSLGGGTGSGMGTLLISKIREEYPDRIMNTFSVVPSPKVSDTVVEPYNATLSVHQLVENTDETFCIDNEALYDICFRTLKLTTPTYGDLNHLVSATMSGITTCLRFPGQLNADLRKLAVNMVPFPRLHFFIPGFAPLTSRGSQQYRALTVPELTQQMFDAKNMMAACDPRHGRYLTVAAIFRGRMSMKEVDEQMLNVQNKNSSYFVEWIPNNVKTAVCDIPPRGLKMAATFIGNSTAIQELFKRISEQFTAMFRRKAFLHWYTGEGMDEMEFTEAESNMNDLVSEYQQYQDAVAEEEAEFDEEEEGDAEA from the exons ATGCGTGAAATTGTCCATCTCCAAGCTGGCCAATGCGGCAACCAGATCGGAGCCAAG TTTTGGGAAGTAATATCAGATGAGCATGGCATCGACCCAACTGGCTCGTACCACGGCGATTCAGACCTGCAATTGGAGAGAATCAACGTGTATTACAATGAAGCCACCGGAGGCAAGTACGTACCCCGTGCCGTGCTGGTGGACTTGGAGCCAGGCACTATGGACTCGGTCCGCTCCGGACCATTCGGTCAGATCTTCAGGCCGGACAACTTCGTCTTCGGACAGAGCGGAGCTGGCAACAACTGGGCCAAGGGTCACTACACAGAAGGAGCTGAGCTTGTAGATTCTGTTCTTGATGTTGTACGCAAGGAAGCAGAAGGATGCGATTGCCTTCAG GGGTTCCAACTGACTCACTCTCTTGGAGGTGGTACTGGATCAGGCATGGGAACACTACTCATCAGTAAGATCCGTGAAGAGTACCCAGACCGCATCATGAACACATTCAGTGTTGTACCATCACCCAAAGTATCAGACACCGTCGTGGAACCCTACAACGCCACCCTCTCTGTCCACCAGCTCGTCGAGAACACAGATGAGACATTCTGCATCGACAACGAGGCACTCTACGACATCTGCTTCCGCACTCTCAAGCTGACCACTCCAACATACGGGGATCTCAATCACTTGGTATCAGCCACCATGAGTGGTATTACCACCTGCCTAAGGTTCCCCGGCCAACTCAATGCTGATCTGCGCAAGCTGGCTGTCAACATGGTCCCCTTCCCCCGTCTTCACTTCTTCATCCCCGGCTTTGCTCCCCTGACCAGCAGAGGCAGCCAGCAGTACCGTGCCCTGACTGTTCCAGAGCTGACCCAGCAGATGTTCGACGCCAAGAACATGATGGCTGCCTGTGACCCGCGTCATGGCCGCTACCTGACCGTGGCTGCTATCTTCCGTGGACGCATGTCCATGAAGGAGGTTGACGAGCAGATGCTGAACGTCCAGAACAAGAACAGCAGCTACTTCGTCGAATGGATTCCAAACAACGTCAAGACTGCCGTCTGCGACATCCCACCACGTGGACTCAAGATGGCCGCTACCTTCATCGGCAACAGCACCGCCATCCAGGAGCTGTTCAAGCGCATCTCAGAGCAGTTCACTGCTATGTTCAGGCGTAAGGCTTTCTTGCATTGGTACACTGGTGAGGGTATGGATGAGATGGAGTTCACCGAGGCTGAGAGCAACATGAACGACTTGGTGTCCGAGTACCAGCAGTACCAAGACGCCGTGGCCGAAGAAGAGGCAGAGTTCGACGAGGAGGAGGAAGGTGATGCCGAGGCTTAA